A region of Saccharomyces kudriavzevii IFO 1802 strain IFO1802 genome assembly, chromosome: 14 DNA encodes the following proteins:
- the FRE4 gene encoding ferric-chelate reductase (similar to Saccharomyces cerevisiae FRE4 (YNR060W)) translates to MLLVSIISFLLFFQLSAAKAPPSKTSLINTHERRSIYSCYVGLRKETWGYNGSALCRYEPAIQSMLYCLYEDTHEKKYSNKTLEKGFEEMRQFCYTPKFLNMTDAEFYTSLDNGTYYIQDQSKTDVNITFPVRLNSTLRKAYYDAYYGYYYNHDIPYYFGGIICAYFVGVMLLAGLIRFLSYTPIKKVILKQKLINYVRGYATLPTLWKKHAEPFSHIKVITGYLPTRFETLVILGYLILHTIFMSYRYQYDPYHIIFAAHRAEVAHFVAYRSGILSFAHLPLIVLFAGRNNFLQFISGLKHTSFIVFHKWLGRIMFLDAVIHAAGFTNYYLYYKKWDTVKLRTYWQFGIAATCIAGMMIFFSIAAFRRHCYETFMVLHIVFAALFFYTCWEHVTSFSGIEWIYAAIAIWGVDRIVRIVRIAFLGFPKADLQLVGPDLVRVTVNKPENFWKAKSGQYVFISFLRPLCFWQSHPFTVMDSCVKDGELVIILKAKKGVTKLVKRFVERKGGRASMRLAIEGPYGSKSSAHRFDNVLLLAGGSGLPGPIAHAIELGKTTAASGKNFVQLVIAVRGFDMLTACKNELMVLKDLNVNVHIYNSKQEPILAEKTSPNQIKDSEETAEKTPSTAESSEKAPSDTENTEQPLSVGSVSVTDFEFATFHAGRPNVEELLNESVNHSGSLAVVCCGPPVFVDTARNQTAKAVLRNPSTAIEYLEEYQAW, encoded by the coding sequence ATGTTGTTAGTATCTATAATATCTTTCCTTCTATTCTTTCAGCTTTCAGCTGCTAAAGCACCTCCTAGTAAGACTTCACTGATAAATACCCATGAGAGAAGATCAATATATTCATGTTACGTTGGTTTACGTAAAGAAACCTGGGGATACAATGGGTCGGCTCTATGTCGTTATGAACCAGCAATTCAATCGATGCTTTACTGTCTCTATGAGGACACGCATGAAAAGAAGTATTCAAACAAAACACTGGAAAAGGGCTTCGAAGAGATGAGACAATTTTGCTACACACCaaagtttttgaacatGACTGATGCTGAATTTTATACCTCACTGGATAACGGTACATACTATATTCAAGATCAGTCTAAGACTGACGTTAACATCACTTTTCCTGTCAGACTAAATTCCACACTAAGAAAAGCTTACTATGATGCGTATTATGGTTACTACTATAATCATGATATTCCTTATTATTTTGGGGGCATTATTTGTGCATACTTTGTTGGTGTTATGTTACTTGCAGGTTTAATTCGTTTTTTGAGCTACACTCCAATAAAAAAGGTTATCctcaaacaaaaactgATTAATTATGTTAGAGGTTATGCCACGCTGCCTACTTTGTGGAAAAAACACGCAGAACCTTTCTCACACATCAAAGTGATCACCGGCTACCTTCCCACTAGATTTGAAACTTTAGTTATTCTGGGCTACCTCATACTTCATACCATTTTCATGTCTTACAGGTATCAGTACGATCCCTACCACATCATATTTGCTGCCCATAGAGCAGAAGTGGCACATTTTGTTGCATACAGAAGTGGTATACTTTCCTTTGCGCATCTACCGCTTATCGTCCTATTTGCGGGAAGAAATAACTTTCTCCAATTTATTTCTGGTTTGAAGCACACCTCCTTCATCGTGTTCCATAAGTGGCTCGGAAGAATTATGTTTCTTGATGCTGTAATTCACGCAGCCGGTTTTACAAACTACTACTTGtattataaaaaatggGATACGGTTAAATTAAGAACATATTGGCAGTTTGGGATTGCTGCTACGTGCATAGCGGGAatgatgattttcttttccattgcAGCATTCAGAAGACACTGCTATGAGACTTTTATGGTTCTCCATATAGTATTCGCAGCTCTATTTTTCTATACTTGTTGGGAACATGTTACTAGTTTCAGCGGTATTGAATGGATTTACGCGGCAATAGCGATTTGGGGTGTTGACAGAATAGTACGTATCGTCAGAATTGCGTTCCTAGGGTTTCCTAAAGCAGATTTACAGCTAGTTGGTCCAGACTTGGTCCGCGTGACAGTAAACAAaccagaaaatttttggaaagcaAAATCAGGTCAAtatgtttttatttcattcTTACGCCCGTTGTGCTTCTGGCAATCACATCCGTTTACGGTCATGGATTCTTGCGTAAAAGATGGAGAATTGGTCATTATTTTAAAAGCAAAGAAGGGTGTAACAAAATTGGTAAAGAGGTTTGTGGAACGTAAAGGCGGCAGGGCTTCCATGAGGCTTGCCATCGAGGGCCCATATGGATCCAAGTCCTCCGCTCATCGTTTTGATAATGTACTGCTTTTGGCAGGTGGATCAGGGCTTCCGGGCCCAATTGCCCATGCTATCGAGTTGGGGAAAACAACTGCTGCAAGCGGTAAGAACTTTGTGCAGCTAGTGATAGCAGTAAGAGGATTTGATATGCTCACCGCATGTAAGAATGAATTAATGGTCTTGAAGGATTTGAATGTGAACGTTCACATTTACAATTCTAAGCAAGAGCCAATTCTTGCAGAGAAAACCAGCCCAAATCAAATTAAGGATAGTGAAGAAACGGCAGAAAAAACTCCTTCTACAGCTGAGAGCTCGGAGAAAGCTCCTTCCGATACTGAAAATACAGAACAACCCCTTTCTGTAGGTAGCGTATCTGTCACTGACTTTGAATTCGCAACTTTTCATGCAGGAAGACCAAATGTTGAAGAACTGTTAAATGAATCCGTTAACCACTCTGGTTCACTCGCTGTGGTGTGTTGCGGTCCACCTGTATTTGTTGACACTGCTAGGAATCAAACCGCTAAAGCAGTACTTAGAAACCCATCAACCGCAATTGAATACCTAGAAGAATACCAGGCTTGGTAA
- the SKDI14G3840 gene encoding uncharacterized protein (similar to Saccharomyces cerevisiae YNR061C) — MSKSERVPTSSSVAWWATAATSRRLSHVQFGLSAVNMVSTIIAIYTSHSGVNRILRLSLAVSIISLIYFLIMMLLPVLLVFLMENILAILWFSAFVTLFFNNGSISCPNRFGYPDSCGFSKVIVLKQAIVFTQALVFTLYLATSYASFFTVLSQARERGSSTRSVFEAGIKLLRNTAQYLEENFEENEVLLDIESQEDEKTETEVNERDSLQTESGDVKSIQ, encoded by the coding sequence ATGTCAAAATCAGAAAGGGTACCTACTTCCTCTTCAGTAGCCTGGTGGGCTACCGCAGCCACTTCTCGCAGGTTGAGCCATGTGCAATTCGGTTTGTCCGCAGTAAATATGGTCTCCACAATTATCGCAATATACACCTCTCATTCTGGTGTGAATCGGATCCTTCGGTTAAGCTTAGCAGTCTccattatttctttaatCTACTTTTTGATCATGATGTTATTGCCCGTTTTATTAGTATTTTTAATGGAGAATATTTTGGCTATTCTGTGGTTTTCTGCTTTCGTGACCTTGTTCTTTAACAACGGTTCGATATCGTGCCCGAACAGGTTCGGCTATCCAGATTCTTGTGGGTTTTCCAAAGTCATTGTTCTAAAGCAAGCCATCGTATTTACGCAAGCCCTCGTATTTACGCTATACCTTGCAACCTCGTATGCCTCCTTTTTTACTGTTCTATCTCAGGCTAGAGAACGTGGATCCAGTACAAGATCAGTCTTTGAGGCTGGTATTAAGCTGTTGCGCAATACTGCTCAGTACCTGGAGGAGAATtttgaggaaaatgaagttcTCCTGGATATTGAAAGTcaggaagatgaaaaaactgaaacTGAAGTCAATGAAAGGGATAGTCTTCAAACCGAATCAGGAGATGTGAAAAGTATTCAGTAA
- the PUL3 gene encoding Pul3p (similar to Saccharomyces cerevisiae YNR062C) has protein sequence MVFGYITSVAPNRMVVFKLISIYRTAAGGFMALSQLVVIFFGYCDFKIKGYHITSYNAPTFASGFIILTVCFLLIVVLENPEVKSNNLQSKSFLGALKKFFTAGRERLISCLILLWSMFLSSFVMSEVFYFMPLFLTLHVGWDTKFQSVAFMVASMLGITGSYFAPKLISIRYFCKSAEEDDVKESGTTDNEKLEVDKKDSLYSKQVYLSISALFLLLVGQAFMIGAYEALQHKCLPATNSGIFFAAGISITLLGYNFLASSIPAIFSMYIDPTLKVQLMPSIGAISGVGKLAAPIVLAPLYKTRLGLSIAVGFCMILVAVSILPLIWLRKKRC, from the coding sequence ATGGTGTTCGGCTACATCACATCAGTTGCTCCGAATAGAATGGTTGTCTTCAAGCTTATATCGATTTACAGAACAGCTGCTGGGGGTTTCATGGCGCTATCCCAATTAGTCGtcatattttttggatACTGTgacttcaaaatcaaaggaTATCACATTACTTCTTACAACGCACCAACATTTGCCTCTGGTTTTATAATTCTTACAGTATGCTTCCTACTAATTGTTGTTTTAGAGAATCCTGAGGTAAAATCTAATAACTTACAAAGCAAAAGCTTTCTTGgtgctttgaaaaaattctttacCGCTGGAAGAGAAAGACTTATCTCCTGTTTGATCTTATTATGGAGTATGTTCTTATCATCATTTGTTATGAGTGAAGTATTCTACTTTATGCCACTTTTTCTCACACTCCACGTTGGATGGGATaccaaatttcaaagcGTGGCATTTATGGTCGCCTCTATGCTTGGTATTACTGGAAGTTATTTTGCCCCAAAACTGATAAGCATCAGATATTTTTGCAAAAGtgctgaagaagacgatGTGAAGGAGTCGGGCACGACtgacaatgaaaaattagagGTGGACAAGAAAGATTCGCTGTACTCCAAGCAAGTTTATCTGTCCATCTCTgcattatttcttttattggTAGGACAAGCTTTTATGATTGGAGCATATGAAGCTCTGCAACACAAATGTTTGCCGGCCACCAACTCTGGTATATTTTTTGCCGCAGGAATATCAATTACATTGCTAGGGTATAACTTTTTGGCTTCCAGCATTCctgcaattttttccatgTATATTGACCCAACGCTTAAGGTTCAATTGATGCCTTCAATTGGAGCCATCTCTGGGGTTGGTAAATTGGCGGCGCCTATTGTGCTGGCTCCTCTTTATAAAACAAGATTAGGGCTTTCAATTGCGGTTGGATTTTGCATGATTTTGGTAGCTGTTTCGATCCTACCACTAATCTGGCtcagaaagaaaagatgcTGA
- the PUL4 gene encoding Pul4p (similar to Saccharomyces cerevisiae YNR063W) yields MGRSGRAGKKTVSLACTVCRTRKLKCDGNKPCERCIKLDTPKQCIYNVDKRKDKRTIQNGSRGFLFKNRTINNDSGKNEKCSEDLLHHLNKVKTPELDLYVNIPKFGANDALTVNDEWNNSPSMDFDFNDFNTEGTDLDDFLNLLGDNSHSIRQKDLLYSPGGTCPNGVAETTESEEYAPQRSRLIDVLFEDESHVVPGISKWHLLDLELRYGNLESIEGNSDEKFLLSTALFLGSLTIRKRELLNHSTLENYPTVLENGISKLSADAFKYYNIAKALIPDLLSRPTVDGFCGLVLMANFMTMMTSLEGQLYLSINALQLAVALNLNDSDNCKKLIEANGDGIGLILLFWNVWCSSCMLTTLHGRNPFLPLEDITTPLPFEIYSGSKKNELSINFMQVRIQIAALQGKILQEVYTSNTVNKLQFINLEKELEKVSIQVTRLKGSPIFEERLFCRSRVLMLELSCLRAQASLLLYRPYLINQTSLQAVTVAKSIIHEIWSHYTKQFPSNKKERLEHLDWNFCLPLRTASLTLCVSCIILLRYKQAAKFLKDDEIFECVLAMEILQDLVQVLPIEQKLINLVKTPNSPVWSRADGFVQFWGCMLDQKSS; encoded by the coding sequence ATGGGGAGGTCTGGCAGagctggaaaaaaaaccgtTAGCTTGGCTTGTACTGTTTGTAGGACACGAAAATTGAAATGTGATGGGAACAAGCCATGTGAAAGGTGCATAAAGCTAGATACACCCAAGCAATGTATCTATAATGTTGATAAAAGGAAGGACAAAAGAACGATTCAAAACGGCTCTAGGGGGTTTTTGTTCAAGAATCGAACTATCAATAATGATTCTggtaaaaatgaaaaatgtaGTGAGGACCTTCTCCACCATCTAAATAAGGTAAAAACGCCAGAATTGGACTTATATGTCAATATACCAAAATTTGGTGCAAACGACGCCTTGACTGTTAATGATGAATGGAATAATTCTCCCTCAATGGATTTTGACTTCAATGATTTCAATACTGAGGGGACAGACCTCGATgactttttgaatttattggGGGATAATTCCCATTCAATAAGACAAAAAGATCTCCTCTACTCACCAGGTGGCACATGCCCCAATGGAGTAGCTGAAACAACTGAGAGCGAAGAATACGCCCCCCAAAGGTCCCGGCTGATCGACGTCTTGTTCGAAGATGAATCTCATGTTGTACCAGGAATATCGAAATGGCATCTTCTTGACTTGGAACTTCGATACGGAAATTTGGAATCTATAGAAGGAAATAGTGATGAAAAGTTTTTACTTTCAACCGCATTGTTCCTCGGATCGTTAACTATACGAAAGAGGGAGTTATTAAATCATTCAACCTTAGAAAATTATCCTACTGTACTGGAGAATGGCATATCAAAACTAAGCGCGGATGCCTTTAAGTACTATAATATTGCGAAAGCCCTCATTCCAGACCTGCTCTCTCGTCCTACAGTTGACGGTTTTTGCGGTCTCGTTTTGATGGCCAACTTTATGACAATGATGACATCTTTGGAGGGCCAATTATACTTGAGCATAAATGCTTTGCAGCTTGCTGTTGCTTTGAATCTGAACGATAGCGACAACTgtaaaaaattgattgagGCAAATGGCGACGGAATTGGGTTAATCCTATTATTTTGGAACGTTTGGTGTTCTTCTTGCATGTTGACAACACTCCATGGGAGAAATCCCTTTCTTCCCTTAGAAGATATCACAACACCTTTACCCTTTGAAATATACTCCGGCagtaaaaagaatgaaCTGTCGATAAATTTTATGCAAGTAAGAATCCAGATAGCTGCACTACaaggaaaaattcttcagGAAGTATATACATCTAATACCGTTAACAAGCTTCAGTTCATAAATTTAGAGAAAGAGCTTGAGAAAGTTTCAATTCAAGTTACTAGGTTGAAGGGTTCTCCGATATTTGAAGAACGTCTTTTTTGCAGGAGTAGAGTTCTAATGTTAGAGCTTTCTTGTTTAAGAGCCCAGGcttctcttttattatatCGTCCATATCTGATCAATCAAACATCCTTACAAGCGGTAACTGTGGCAAAATCAATAATTCACGAAATATGGAGTCATTACACGAAGCAGTTCCCTAGtaacaagaaggaaagacTAGAACATTTGGATTGGAATTTCTGTTTGCCGTTAAGGACTGCCTCGCTAACTTTATGCGTTTCGTGTATCATACTCTTGAGATATAAGCAAGCCGCGAAGTTCttaaaagatgatgaaatttttgaatgtgtTTTAGCAATGGAGATATTGCAAGATTTAGTTCAGGTACTTCCAATTGAACAAAAGCTAATTAACTTAGTTAAAACTCCCAACAGCCCAGTATGGTCGAGAGCTGATGGCTTCGTCCAATTTTGGGGATGCATGCTTGATCAAAAATCATCCTAG
- the SKDI14G3870 gene encoding epoxide hydrolase (similar to Saccharomyces cerevisiae YNR064C) produces MSSIIATFHKIPVQDGAKVWYREAGVAGNPTIVLLHGFPSSSNMFRNLIPLLASQFHVIAPDLPGFGFSETPDDYTFSFDALSDTVGYLLDALKIEKYFVYIFDYGSPVGFRLALKNPSKITAIISQNGNAYEEGLDDRFWGPLKAYWKSYQSDPAFVEALSSYVQDPANVISQYHDGVADIEAVDPAAYTLDIALMQRTGQTDIQLELFFDYQNNVKLYPEFQQFLRDSNIPVLVAWGANDTIFSVAGAEGYRKDVSNLKIVYYDTGHFALETHVVEIAEEIISMLGEDSRR; encoded by the coding sequence ATGTCAAGTATTATCGCAACATTTCATAAGATTCCGGTTCAAGACGGTGCGAAGGTTTGGTACCGTGAAGCAGGTGTAGCAGGTAACCCCACAATAGTATTGCTACATGGTTTCCCTTCCTCCTCCAACATGTTCAGGAACCTCATTCCTCTACTAGCTTCGCAGTTCCATGTTATAGCCCCAGATTTGCCTGGGTTCGGGTTCTCAGAGACGCCGGACGACTACACGTTCAGCTTCGACGCTTTAAGTGATACTGTTGGATATTTGCTTGATGCTTTGAAGATTGAAAAGTATTTCGTTTATATATTTGACTATGGTTCTCCGGTGGGCTTCCGCTTAGCCTTGAAGAATCCCTCTAAAATTACGGCTATTATTTCTCAGAACGGTAATGCTTATGAAGAGGGTCTGGATGACCGCTTTTGGGGTCCCTTGAAAGCGTATTGGAAATCGTATCAGAGTGATCCAGCGTTTGTTGAAGCTCTGTCTTCCTATGTTCAAGATCCGGCCAATGTCATTTCTCAGTACCATGATGGAGTGGCAGATATCGAGGCTGTTGATCCTGCTGCTTATACGTTGGACATTGCGCTAATGCAACGCACCGGCCAGACTGACATTCAATTGgagttattttttgattacCAGAATAACGTAAAGCTGTACCCAGAATTCCAACAATTCTTAAGAGATTCAAACATCCCTGTCCTGGTTGCCTGGGGCGCAAATGACACTATTTTTAGTGTTGCCGGAGCTGAAGGTTATCGGAAAGATGTAAGTAATTTGAAGATTGTTTACTATGATACCGGCCATTTTGCGCTTGAGACTCACGTAGTTGAAATTGCCGAGGAAATCATCAGTATGTTAGGGGAAGATTCAAGACGCTAG